GCACACCCTTAATCCTCTTAACCTCTTCATGGCTAAGGAAGTTCGTGGCTTCAACGAGTTCTGAAGGCAAATCACTTGCAAACAGAGCATTGGGTACAAGCTGGACGCCCGGGTTGGAGCTTCCAAAAGCAGCAAAGGCCATGGCAGGACCTGTCCCACCGTTAAGCGCAAAGTGAAGAAGCCCTTGAGGAAACACTATAACCTCACCTTTCTGGAGAGTCTTCAAGTAAACTTTATTAGCAGATGATATAATCCCCGCGCGGATGGTTCCTTCTATGACTATAAGAACTTCAGACGCACCAGAATGAATGTGAATAGGAACGACACCACCTTCGGCTAAGTCAAGACGAGCCACTGAGACTCCAAGGCCATTGACCCCTGCGAAAGCAGGGGCAAAGCCTGTAGCTACTGCGGCTTTAATCATGTTTGAAGTGTTTCCGGATTTTGCGAGACCGGAGAATGCGAAGTCATCTGCTGTGACATGCTCAGGGTTCTTGCAAGAGTATCCTGATGGGCTTTGAGGACCGCTCGGATCAGCTATACAAAAGTCTTGAACTGAGGCAGAAGAGATGGATGAAACTAGAGAGAGGACGAAGAAAATACGGATTATCATCTTCATTTTCTAAAAAGTTAA
This genomic interval from Brassica oleracea var. oleracea cultivar TO1000 chromosome C2, BOL, whole genome shotgun sequence contains the following:
- the LOC106325677 gene encoding germin-like protein subfamily 3 member 3, producing MKMIIRIFFVLSLVSSISSASVQDFCIADPSGPQSPSGYSCKNPEHVTADDFAFSGLAKSGNTSNMIKAAVATGFAPAFAGVNGLGVSVARLDLAEGGVVPIHIHSGASEVLIVIEGTIRAGIISSANKVYLKTLQKGEVIVFPQGLLHFALNGGTGPAMAFAAFGSSNPGVQLVPNALFASDLPSELVEATNFLSHEEVKRIKGVLGGANKPSLSFS